The genomic window AAATTTTTAACATTTAAAATTTCATTCATTCATATCTACCTCGTTCTCAATTTTGGATTTAAAATGGTGTCCATTGCAAAACCTAAAAAGGCAAAAGTCATACCTACTAAAGCGATAGCAATTCCAGGAGGTACAACCCACCACCAAAGACCGTTTGTTACGGCTCCGCCGTTCATGGCATCGTGGAGAATTTGCCCCCATGTAACTATTGTGGCATCTCCTAAACCAAGTAAACTAACGGTTGCCTCGTAAAGAATAGCGTTTGGTACATTAAGGGCCATACTTGCAAAGGCATATGGTATCAAAATCGGAACCATATGTTTGAAAATTATCCTTCTATGTGAAGCGCCCAAAGCTTTTGCAGCTTCAACATATGTTTCCTCTTTAATTTGCAAAGCCATACTTCTTACTGTTTTAACAGGGCCTACCCAAAAAAACAAACTCATCATTAAAATAAGACTCCAAATAGAGGGCTTAAATATTGCTGATAAAACAATTAAAACAGGAAGAAGAGGTATGTTGATAAAAATTTCCCAGATTCTTTGCATTATAGAATCAACTATACCACCATAATATGCAGAAATAACTCCGTAAATCACTCCTACTGACACTGAAATTGCAGATGTCATGAGCCCTATGAACAAAGCCCACTTTATGCCTGCTACTAATCCACTCCAAACATCTCTTTTAGAGTTATCTGTACCTAGTAAACCAGAAACGCTTCCAGAAACAACTAACCTTGTATCTTGTATAGTAGTATCCTCAGTCATTTTTATTAGATTAATGTTTAGCTTGTATGTCCCATTTAATGGAGTTGGATTTGAAAAAAGCTCACCATTGGCTTGTGAAAAAAGTACAGTATTTACATCAACCCTTGGCGGTAAGTTTTGCACATATCTCCTAGCAAAACTTTGAACGTTGTTAATCGCTTCATTAATAATTGATATTCTAAAGTCTTTTTCAGTGTTTGAACTAAAACTTTTGTTCACCAGATTGATTTTATTACCATCTGGACGTTCCAAAACAATATTCAAACTAAAGTTACCTTTAAACGTCCCTCTATATATTAAATCAACGGGGGGAACGTCATAATCGTAATCGTACTCTATAACAGAATTTAACATAGTTATTGGGCCAGAAACGTTTTGTTCAGTATATTCCAAATCTTCAAAATACGCAGTGGGAGTGTAATCCTTTTGAGAAAACCAGTTTATCCAGATTGGAGGAACGCTTCGAGGGTTATCTTCCCAATATGTAATATCTCTCCACCTTGTAGAAGCTTCGGGAAATGGGATTAAAAATTGTTCAAAAACAACTAAAACTATAAAAAGAAGTAAAAGAATAATTCCAGCTATACCAAATTTAACTTGCTTAAACTCATCCCAAAAATCTTTTAATTGCTTAACAACACGATTTGTTTTATTCACGCTTTCCCACCAACTTTTATTCTAGGGTCTAAGAAGCCGTATATCAAATCCAAAACGACGATACCAGAAATGTATATCAGCGTTGTTATAGAAAGGTTACCCAAAAGAACAGGGATATCGTTCATCTGAACCGCTGCCCAATAAAGGTTCCCCATTCCAGGCCAACTGAATATACCTTCAAACACAAGCGCACCAGAAAAAGAAGCTAACAACGATAAAAGTGACATAGTTAAAATAGGAGGAGCAGAGGTTCTTAGAGCATGACCATACAAAACGGATCTTTCAGGAATACCTCTTGCCCTTGCGGACATTATGAAATCTTCTTGAAGATTTCCTAAAACTATATTTCTAGTTAAATATGCCCTTCCCCAAAAACCTATGAATACTAAAGTAATTACAGGTAAAGCCATATGGTATAAAGTATCAAGGAATCTTCCGAAAAAGGTTGTTGGAGGTGGGACACTGTTCATACCTCCTGATGGGAAAATGGGTATTGCAAATGCGAACAACATAATCATAACCATTCCAAACCACCAAGATGGCAGACCATATACCCCCATAGTGATTATAGAAGTGGTTTTATCCATTATCTTTCCAGCTTTTTGAGCCTTTTTTATACCCAACCATACACCTATCAGAATATCTATAATTATGGCGGTAGTGAACAACATCAAGGTATTGGGAATTCTTTCTAAAACTATTTTAAGAACATCCGTTTCACCTTTAAAAGATCTCATTACAGTTGAGTTCCCATAATTGAAAGTCAACGTATCGATAGCCCTCCAAAAAATTCTAGAAAGGATAGGGTCATCTAAGTGATACAATTGACGAAGCTCACTGATCCTTCTCTCTCTGTATTCTACCAAATATTCCGGATCCGTTCCTACCTGTGACATTTTCATCATTTCACCGTTTACTTGTTCGACTATTTGACTATTTAACGTCTGATCCATTACCGTGTTAAATAAAGCTGAATATATGAAAATGATTACAACATAGATAACAACACCCATCAATATTCTTCGAACAGCATATCTCCAATACATACGGTTAATCACCTCTGTATATAATTCAACTTTTCTAAAAATAGGCTCCCATAAGGGAGCCCTTAAACTTTAAAAATGACTTTTTAGAAGGTTAATACACAACGATTGTTGTTGAATAAGTGGATGGAATTGCTCCTTCTGATCTTGCAGTTACTACAACCGCATAAGTACCAGGTTCTAATGTATTAAGCACGTCTCCAGGTATAGTTGCAACAAATGTTCCAGCTGTTTCTACTTCAGCCTTGAAAGTTTTTGGCCCTTCTGGTGTGATCAAAGAAACTTCCACGTCCCCTTGAGGAGCGGGGGAATATGTATCGTATGGGTAAAGAACCTCAGATACATAGATCGTAACTGGTAAGTCTAACCCTCTTATAGCAGCAAAAGCAAGATTTATACTATCAACGTTCAGTCTGACGGTTTCAAAGTACTCATTCCAGTATCCGCGTTCGAATGGGTATCTCTCATCTCTAACAGCGGTTAATTCGACAAAACGTGCACTTGGATCATATTTTGTCATCTTGAAGGGACCATTCCCAATATAAGCATGATTGTATTCATTAACAAAATTAAGTGCAGTTTGATATCTTTCAACAGCCTCATCAGGTGTAATCATATCTTTAATGTAAATAGGTACGTACCTTTCATCTATCATCTTTTGTAGTTCCGCTTTAATATCGTTAACCGTTGCAGGCTCAAGTACATCCACTTCGTAGACGTTCCCACCTGCGGCTGTTGATGAGAACGTGTACTCTCTTCCTGATGCGCCTCCATGTTCAACCAATCTTGTTAAAGCTTCAACAATTTCCCAAGAAACACCTATTGGTTGTCCTGATTCAGAAACTGTCCAATCAGGGGCTCCCCAAGAAGCTAAGTACATATCATCAACTGGAAAGTTGTAATCAAACCATACGGTTATTGAACCATCTTTATTTACTTTTCTTGCAACCTCAACTTCTAATCCGGGCATTGCAGAAGCAGAGTAAGTTGCATCGTACCTTGAGTCACCTTGTCCAGAATCAACTGAAAGGTCCCATGAATAGGATCGTTCATACATATAATCCACTAAGCTTTCAGAGAGCCCATGATTCCACACACCGTATATTATGTCGTAAGTACAAACACTTATAGATGTAACGCCTGGTCCTACAGGTACCCATTTTTTACTGTCAGGATCAAATTTAATAGCATCCTCGGGGACCTTTATTAAACCAACCATTTCACCGTTTTCATCAATTTCAAATTTGGTGTCTAATGTATCCATCCTTGGAACAACTTTTGCAGGTGTAATATCAGCTGAGGCTGGACTTTCAAACATACCGTAGTCGTACATATTGGAGGCAACGTTTATGGAATACACATCGTTGAATCCATCCGTTCCTACAGGGTCCCAAGCACCCATGAACAAAGATCCTTGGGCAGAGAATTGAGTGACCCTCAAAACTCGATCAACCGTATCAGCTGTTAAAATAGACCACTGATTCAATCCGTCTCCAAGTCCATAAACCATTCGTCTGTTGAATCGATCTTTGTTCGCAACATAGAAGTCTTCTTGGTAGGCCAGATATATTCTAACAGAATCTCTTATACCCAGTTCAGTTGCCCTCAGAATCATATCCCAATATTCTTCTTCTGTTGCAAAATTTCCTGAATAAACCTTTTGAGTTAGATCATCAATCTCATCTTGTTCATAATTCCAAAATGTTGGCTCTTGACCTCCTGGCATATTAGCATACCAAGGTGCATACATTTGGGCAACAATATGGTGCCAGTACTTTCTCGTAGCACCCGCACCCCAACCTTCTGTGTATATATGCCATTGTAGATCGGCGGGATCTGAGTAATAAGCGATATCCACTGCTGCATATCTGTCTAATTCTAATCTTTCAACCTTTATACCAGCTTTTTCAATTTGATCTGCTATGTATCTACCTGCTGGCAACCTTCCTGTAGGATCGTCTACACGAATTAAGAATTTCAACGTGACTGGTTGTCCATCGAAAGTCCACCATTGACCGTCTTTTACCAACCTTCCTTTATTTTCAGGCAAATTGGCAGCCTCATTCATAGCGTTCTCTATCATTTCAAAAGCTAGCTCTTGGTTACCTTCTGGTGTAAAACCCATATTTGCAGTTATATCAAGGTACGGTTGTGTACCCGGCTGTCCTGGGGTTGCCATCGTATACATTACTCCACCTGCACCTTGAAGAATCTCGTCGACTAAATACTGTCTATTAATTAGGAAGTTCATAGCAAACCTTACTTCTTGAATCGCCAACGGATTGAAATACTCCACACCGTCAACATTCACTGTATAGGGAGGCTCGTTTGGTATAGGATTGAGTAATAAAGACCAAGAACCTGATGGAATGTTGTAAATATCCAAGTTTTCAAGTACCGATTGAGGCAAAGAATTAATCACTGGAGCCCCAACACCGGTTAAAAAGACATCCACATTTCCAGCTGCGACATCTTGTATTGCGACATCTTGTTGCATTCTCACATCGAAATACACCTTATCCGGCATAGGTCCCTTTTCTGCTAAGGCAAAAGCAGAAATCAAAACAAAAGTAACCAACAAAAAAGTTGCTACTTTCCTCATAATACCCCTCCTCGTATAATATGTATAGTTATGAAACTTAAAAAATGGTATTAAAAATCTGTCTTTTGATCTTTTTTATTATTTCTTTTGTAAAGAGATGCCCTAATGCTAAAATAGTACCAGGATTATTAGCGACGGAAGATTCCTTCCCCCCCTGCAAGGCCTTTTGGCCGTTGCCTAAAAAGCTTGTTTCCTGACTTAGCAGTCAACTTGCTAACCGATTACTGCATCACCCTTGATTAGGCCATCAGCAAGGCTATTTTTCATTGGTGGATGCTCATAGAGCGCGAGGTTGCCTTTGGCTGCTAAGATTAGGGCATCTCTTTCTTTCATCCTTTATCTTTTTTCGAAAGGTGGTAAAATAACTATGAATTACGACGTTTTATCTACTTTGTTTGTCGGTATCGATGTGAGTTCTCTAACTAATACAGTTTGTGCAATTGATTTCCAAAACAATAAACTCCTTGATTTTGATACTAAAAATAACAGAATAGGTGCTGAATACATTGCTGAGGCTATCTCCAATTGCCTTGTTTCTAACAACCTTGATTATGTCGTTATCGCTTTGGAAGCTACTTCTTTTTACAGTACTCACATAGCCAATTTCCTGTCAACCAATAAGAAACTTTTGCCTTTTAAACCTCTTGTGTACCAGCTTAATCCAAAAACTACCGCCAATTACAAAAAGACTTTTGTCGATATCGATAAAACAGATCATTTGGACGCTTACGTCATAGCCGATTTCGCTAGATGTGGCAAGATTTCTTCTTCCCCTTGGCGTGGTTCTCAGTTTTTGGCTTTACAAAGACTTACACGCCATAGGTTCCATTTAGTTCATACACTCGTTTCTGAAAAGAATTGGATGCTTTCCAACATTTATTTGAAATTCAGTGAATTGGCTGTGAATAATAGGGATAAGCCCTTTTCCGATATATATGGTGCTACATCTTGTGCTGCTTTGACTGAGTTCTATTCTTAACTTCTTTTCAATCTCATGATAATTTGGCTAAACTCGTAGAACTGACTTGGAGAAAACGCTAATCAGGCAATTATTCCTTTTTTCTTTTTTTCAAGTCTATTTTGTGTTTTGCTGAAAGTATGGGGACTGTCAGTTACGCTAATTTTTAACAATTTTTTTGATTTTTACAACTTGACATATCACCGATTAGCTTTATCAAGTACCACATAAACTATTTTCATGGTACAGCCTGAGAAAATTGCCAAATTTTAACAGTATGGACATTCGCCAGTTAGTACTGAATTACCGCCCCAATGGCACAAAATATTAGAATTATCAATCACCACATCTTGTATTGCGACATCTTGTTGCATTCTCACATCGAAATACACCTTATCCGGCATAGGTCCCTTTTCTGCTAAGGCAAAAGCAGAAATCAAAACAAATGTAACCAACAAAAAAGTCGCTACTTTCCTCATAATACCCCTCCTTTGCGATTTGTAAATCATAATTGAAACCAACCTACCCACAACAAAAACTTAAAATTACAATATATTATTACTACTTAACAATATTTTCAATCCCATAAACAATTATAGTAAAGTTTACAGAGATTGTCAAGTAGAAAAAAACTAATTAACAGTAATCTAAGATGTTTATTGCCAATTATTCCTAAATAATGAAGAAAATTTCAATAATGCTAACTTTTTCGAATTTTTATGAAAAAAATTTCATTAATCGTTGTTCAGTAGTTCTTCTTATTTTTCCATAGATCTTTTAATCGTTCTTTTATACGCTTTTCAATGCCAATTTCCTTTGGCGTGTAAAATTGGGTATTTTCAAAACCTTCTGGCATGTAACTTTCTCTAACGAAACCTCCATAATCGTGAGGATACTTGTACCCCTCTCCAAAACCTTGTTTTTTCATTCTTTTGTTCAAAGGATTTATCAATTTAGGGGGTATCTCGAAATTATTTTGGCTTATAAACTCTTTGGCTTTAGCGTAGGCTAGGTATGCTGAATTAGATTTTGGTGATGAACATAGATAAATTGTAGCTACAGATAATGGAAGATAACATTCGGGGTAACCAACATGTTCAGTAGCTATCATCGCTGATACAGCGATATTTAAGGCGTTAGGATCAGCCAAACCAACATCTTCGGCAGATAAAATAACCATCCTTCTTGCAATATACATAGGGTCCTCGCCGCTTTCAAGCATATAAGCAAGGTACAACAATGCGGCGTCCACATCGCTACCCCTCATACTTTTTATATATGCAGAAATTAAGCTGTATTTTGCATTTTTATCGTAAGTTAGTCTATACCCGGTGAAATCTTTTAGAAATTCTAAATCAATTGAATTGATCCCAGCTTCATTTGCTGTTTCTATTAAATTCATTATCCTTCGAAGATCATTTCCAGCATATTCTATCAGTGCTTTGCGTGCCTCTTTTGTAATTTTCAAATCTTTGTAATAATCTTCTATTTGTTGGAATAATTTTTCATAATCGTCAACAGTTAGTCCTTTAGTTTTAAAAACTAATACCCTCGATAACAAAGCAGGATTTACACTAATAGCTGGATTTTCTGTGGTCGCCCCTATGAGAGTTAATTCGCCTGTTTCAACACTTAAAAGTAAGGTGTCTTGTTCGGCTTTATTTAATCGATGTATTTCGTCAACAAATAATAATTTGGGTTTTGAAAAAAGATTATTCTTTTGCTCTATTATGTCCTTAATTTTTTTCTTTCCTTCTATAGCCCCTGAAATAGAAAAAACATCGTAATAATCTTTTATTTCGTTTATTAAAGCCCTTACAATCGTAGACTTACCGCTGCCAGGTTCACCATATATAATGAAAGATCTAACCTTTTTATTCTTTATCCAGGTTTTAAGTATTTCTTTCAACTTTTCGTTACCCAGTACCTCGTCAACCTTTTTTGGTCTAATTATCTCATAAAGAGGTTGTGTACCACTCAATGGTGTTTTCCACCCCTTTTTCTAAATCGTATTTAGGCTTCCATCCTAAAATACTTTTTGCCTTAGCATTCGAAAGTAAGCTTATCTTCACATCCCCATCTCTTTCTGGCTTATAAACCGGGTCATTTTCATAGCCTGTTTTCCTTTTCATCACTTCAAAAAGCTCGTTTACGGTGGTCTTTGTGTTGGTTGAAATATTTATCGTCTCTTTATCCGCTTTATTTATTGATAAAAAGTTGGCTTCAACGACATCAAAAACATGTACAAAATCTCGTACCTGTTCTCCATCACCGTAAATAACTATCTCTTTTTTCTCAACCATATTTTGAGTGAAGATTGCCACTACCCCTGCTTCTCCCTTTGGGGTTTGTTTTGGGCCATATACGTTGGCATATCTCAATATGGTGTAATTCAGATCATATTGGAGTGAAAAAAACTCTATGTACTTTTCGCAAGCAAGTTTTGAAATAGCATAAGGGCTAATAGGATGTGGGCAGTAATCTTCTGAAGTGGGAATAGGAGCGTTATCACCGTAAATAGCCCCTCCTGTAGAAGAAAATACGAACTTTTTAATCCCGTACTTAACGGATAATTTCAATAAATTCAAAGTACCCATCACATTGATTTCGGCGTCCCAGTTTGGGTCTTTAACAGAATCGGGAACAGAAATCTGTGCCGCTAAATGAAAAACATAATCAAACTTGTGTGTTTCAAATATTTTCTCCAAAACATTATAATCTCTAATATCTTGTTGGTAAAAAAGAGCCATAGGTGACAAGAATTCTACATTTCCTGTGGAAAGATTATCTATAACAACTACGGAATGGCCTTCTTTTATCAATCTATCAACTAAATTTGAACCTATGAAACCCGCACCCCCAGTAACGAGGATTCGATATTTGTTTTTATCAACCATATTTTACCTCCAAAAGTGATGATGATTTAGCGCCCTTTTACCCCGCTCCCCACCCATAAGGAAAAGATTAGAAGAGCTCCGCCCTTCGCTTTACACTCCTATTAATGGAAGGAGTTGAGAGCTTTACCCTTCGCTCTCCATACAAGTTAAGGAGAGAAGAAGTTGATACTGTACCTTATATTATACTAATTATAACACTCTATAACCTCAAATGTATTTTTGAAATTTAAATAGATTAGATTAAAAAAGCTTCTAACATATGCAACTTTTATGTTATAATTAATTTTAAGCCCTTTTGCTGTTCTATGCAAAAAAACTTTTATTAAGCAAAATAGGGAAAAATCCCTTTCCTTATGGGTGGGCTGCGGGGGTAGGGCGCTAATAAAGACCAAGCAAAGCTTACAAAATGACTTTGCAAACAACTAATTTACAAAAAATCTAGTTTCAAATGGGTCACAGGGCGAAGCCCTCCCCCCAGCTGGTTTAAGGACCGTAGGTCCTTTCTTAAAATGGGCGGGCTGCGGGGTGAAAGGGCGCTATCGCTTAGTATTTCATACTTTTAAAAGAGGTGAGTAATTTTGGCTGAATATGAAATCTTCAATCCCAACGAAGAATTTGACGATGAGGGTAACAATCATGAAGGTCATAGATGGCGCAATATAATTATTATTGCTGTTATTATTGCGATTGGTGTTTACCTTTTAACCGGTGTTTATCAGGTAGGACCTTCTGAAGTAGCATTAGTTAAGACATTCGGTGAATACAAATCCACCGCAGGACCAGGCTTACACGTTCATCTACCCTACCCTGTTCAATCCCATGTTATAGTCGATGTAAGAACAATAAATAAGGTTGAACTAGGTTTTAGAACTACCAGCACTGGAAGAACCCCCACATACAGTTCATACACTGATGAAGCAGAAATGATCACTGGAGATCAAAATATAATTAGTATAGAAGCGGTGGTTCAGTATAGGGTAAATGACCCAGTAGCGTATGCCTTCAATGTAATTCAAGGGTACGACTTAGTTAAATCGACCTCTGAAAGCGTACTTAGAGAACGTGTTGCTCTGTCAGAGTTAGAAAACGTCTTGACTACAGAGAGAGATCAAATTGCCATGGAAACAGCTGAAAGAGTTCAGTCCATACTAGACAGTTACAACTCTGGTATTCTAATACAAAACGTTTATCTCCAAGCAGTAACACCACCAGAACCTGTGGTTCCAGCTTTCGATGATGTGAACAACGCACGTCAAGACCAACAAACAGCAATAAACGAAGCACAAAGGTACGGCAATGACATTATTCCAAGAGCTGAAGGAGAAGCTCAAAGAATCTTAAACGACGCGCAAGCTTATGCCTATGAACAAGTTGCCAAGGCAACAGGAGAAGCAGAAAGATTCAAAGCTTTACTGGAAGAATACCAAAACTCCGAAGACATTACAAGAAAAAGATTAATATTAGACTCTGTACAACAAATGATTAAAAATTCAAAGATACAAGTAGTCTCAGAAAAAGGAGACACCTTGAACTTTTTGGATTTAAGTGAATTTATTGGTGGTGATGCACAATGAAAAATACGACGCTATGGGCAGTAGTTATAATCGTAGCTTTTTTTGTAATTCTCTTTAGTTTTACGGCTTTCTACATCGTTGATCAAACTCAGCAGGCAATAGTCCTTAGATTTGGAAATATTATAAGCATAAAAACGGAACCAGGAATATATGTAAAAACTCCCTTTATAGACAACGTAGTTAAACTCGAGAAAAGAATCATGATCTATGACATACCCGTAGAAAGAGTAATAACTTCCGACAGAAGAACTATCTTAGCCGATACATATGCAATATGGAGGATAGAAGATCCTCAAAAGTTCATTGAAACACTCAGGACCGTAGAAGTTGCTAAGACAAGAATCGACGACATCGTTTATTCTCATGCAAGAGATGTTATAGGAAATTACACATTTCCTGAGGTCCTTTCAATAGAAAGGCTTGCAATCCTGGAAGAAATAAAAAATCGCAGTGAGGCATCACTCGAAGATTTTGGAATAAACGTAGTTGACGTAAGGCTCAAAAGAACCGATCTACCTCAAGAGAACACTGAAGCTGTATACGAAAGGATGAAAAGTGAAAGGTACGCCATGGCTGCTCAATTAAGGGCTGAAGGAGAAAAAGAAGCCCAAAGAATGAAAGCCGAAGCTGACAAACAAGCAAGTATAATAAGATCAGATGCCCAAAAAGAAGCTGATATCATAAGAGGAACAGGTGAGGCAAGTGCAATAAACATTTACTCAGAAGCTTATTCCTTGGATCAAGATTTCTTCGAACTCCAAAAAATAACAGACATTTACAAAGACTCTTTCAACAACAGTGTATTAGTAATACCCAACGATTCACCTTTACTTGAACTTTTCTATGAGGTGGAATAGTGTTGAAGCTAGTTTCTAAGATAGTATTATTCTCGATGTTAATAATATTACTCTCGGGATGTCAATACGTTGGTAATTCTAATGTTGATTTTGAAATCGTAATTCCAACCAAAATTTCCCCAAATATCCCGTTAACGATAAAAACAAACTTTTACTATGAAAACGTGGAAATAATTATCGACGGTGAGGAGATTGCTCCTTCCTATCTTATGAGTGAGGAGGAGACTTTTTCCTCCCTTATGGATGGTGAGGAAGCTTCCTCCTCCATTCTTATGGACGACGAAGAAACTTCCTCCTCCATCTTTATGGACGGCGAGGAAGCCGCTTCTTCCTCTTTCCTTATGGGTGGGCTGCGGGGCGAAGGGGCGCTAACAAAGACACTCTTCCTCACGGGTGGGCCGCGGGGCAAAGAGGCGCTTTACAACATCAACGATGGCCTCCACACAATCAATATCAAATTTTTAGATAACAAAAACAGAATTATCACTGAATATGCCACAAACATAACTTTTGATTCCACTCCACCAAAACCATCATATTTCAACCAAGAACTATCGGCAGGCAATTTAAAT from Petrotoga mexicana DSM 14811 includes these protein-coding regions:
- a CDS encoding ABC transporter permease, with translation MNKTNRVVKQLKDFWDEFKQVKFGIAGIILLLLFIVLVVFEQFLIPFPEASTRWRDITYWEDNPRSVPPIWINWFSQKDYTPTAYFEDLEYTEQNVSGPITMLNSVIEYDYDYDVPPVDLIYRGTFKGNFSLNIVLERPDGNKINLVNKSFSSNTEKDFRISIINEAINNVQSFARRYVQNLPPRVDVNTVLFSQANGELFSNPTPLNGTYKLNINLIKMTEDTTIQDTRLVVSGSVSGLLGTDNSKRDVWSGLVAGIKWALFIGLMTSAISVSVGVIYGVISAYYGGIVDSIMQRIWEIFINIPLLPVLIVLSAIFKPSIWSLILMMSLFFWVGPVKTVRSMALQIKEETYVEAAKALGASHRRIIFKHMVPILIPYAFASMALNVPNAILYEATVSLLGLGDATIVTWGQILHDAMNGGAVTNGLWWWVVPPGIAIALVGMTFAFLGFAMDTILNPKLRTR
- a CDS encoding ABC transporter permease codes for the protein MYWRYAVRRILMGVVIYVVIIFIYSALFNTVMDQTLNSQIVEQVNGEMMKMSQVGTDPEYLVEYRERRISELRQLYHLDDPILSRIFWRAIDTLTFNYGNSTVMRSFKGETDVLKIVLERIPNTLMLFTTAIIIDILIGVWLGIKKAQKAGKIMDKTTSIITMGVYGLPSWWFGMVMIMLFAFAIPIFPSGGMNSVPPPTTFFGRFLDTLYHMALPVITLVFIGFWGRAYLTRNIVLGNLQEDFIMSARARGIPERSVLYGHALRTSAPPILTMSLLSLLASFSGALVFEGIFSWPGMGNLYWAAVQMNDIPVLLGNLSITTLIYISGIVVLDLIYGFLDPRIKVGGKA
- a CDS encoding ABC transporter substrate-binding protein; this encodes MRKVATFLLVTFVLISAFALAEKGPMPDKVYFDVRMQQDVAIQDVAAGNVDVFLTGVGAPVINSLPQSVLENLDIYNIPSGSWSLLLNPIPNEPPYTVNVDGVEYFNPLAIQEVRFAMNFLINRQYLVDEILQGAGGVMYTMATPGQPGTQPYLDITANMGFTPEGNQELAFEMIENAMNEAANLPENKGRLVKDGQWWTFDGQPVTLKFLIRVDDPTGRLPAGRYIADQIEKAGIKVERLELDRYAAVDIAYYSDPADLQWHIYTEGWGAGATRKYWHHIVAQMYAPWYANMPGGQEPTFWNYEQDEIDDLTQKVYSGNFATEEEYWDMILRATELGIRDSVRIYLAYQEDFYVANKDRFNRRMVYGLGDGLNQWSILTADTVDRVLRVTQFSAQGSLFMGAWDPVGTDGFNDVYSINVASNMYDYGMFESPASADITPAKVVPRMDTLDTKFEIDENGEMVGLIKVPEDAIKFDPDSKKWVPVGPGVTSISVCTYDIIYGVWNHGLSESLVDYMYERSYSWDLSVDSGQGDSRYDATYSASAMPGLEVEVARKVNKDGSITVWFDYNFPVDDMYLASWGAPDWTVSESGQPIGVSWEIVEALTRLVEHGGASGREYTFSSTAAGGNVYEVDVLEPATVNDIKAELQKMIDERYVPIYIKDMITPDEAVERYQTALNFVNEYNHAYIGNGPFKMTKYDPSARFVELTAVRDERYPFERGYWNEYFETVRLNVDSINLAFAAIRGLDLPVTIYVSEVLYPYDTYSPAPQGDVEVSLITPEGPKTFKAEVETAGTFVATIPGDVLNTLEPGTYAVVVTARSEGAIPSTYSTTIVVY
- a CDS encoding IS110 family transposase is translated as MNYDVLSTLFVGIDVSSLTNTVCAIDFQNNKLLDFDTKNNRIGAEYIAEAISNCLVSNNLDYVVIALEATSFYSTHIANFLSTNKKLLPFKPLVYQLNPKTTANYKKTFVDIDKTDHLDAYVIADFARCGKISSSPWRGSQFLALQRLTRHRFHLVHTLVSEKNWMLSNIYLKFSELAVNNRDKPFSDIYGATSCAALTEFYS
- a CDS encoding replication-associated recombination protein A; the encoded protein is MSGTQPLYEIIRPKKVDEVLGNEKLKEILKTWIKNKKVRSFIIYGEPGSGKSTIVRALINEIKDYYDVFSISGAIEGKKKIKDIIEQKNNLFSKPKLLFVDEIHRLNKAEQDTLLLSVETGELTLIGATTENPAISVNPALLSRVLVFKTKGLTVDDYEKLFQQIEDYYKDLKITKEARKALIEYAGNDLRRIMNLIETANEAGINSIDLEFLKDFTGYRLTYDKNAKYSLISAYIKSMRGSDVDAALLYLAYMLESGEDPMYIARRMVILSAEDVGLADPNALNIAVSAMIATEHVGYPECYLPLSVATIYLCSSPKSNSAYLAYAKAKEFISQNNFEIPPKLINPLNKRMKKQGFGEGYKYPHDYGGFVRESYMPEGFENTQFYTPKEIGIEKRIKERLKDLWKNKKNY
- a CDS encoding NAD-dependent epimerase/dehydratase family protein: MVDKNKYRILVTGGAGFIGSNLVDRLIKEGHSVVVIDNLSTGNVEFLSPMALFYQQDIRDYNVLEKIFETHKFDYVFHLAAQISVPDSVKDPNWDAEINVMGTLNLLKLSVKYGIKKFVFSSTGGAIYGDNAPIPTSEDYCPHPISPYAISKLACEKYIEFFSLQYDLNYTILRYANVYGPKQTPKGEAGVVAIFTQNMVEKKEIVIYGDGEQVRDFVHVFDVVEANFLSINKADKETINISTNTKTTVNELFEVMKRKTGYENDPVYKPERDGDVKISLLSNAKAKSILGWKPKYDLEKGVENTIEWYTTSL
- the hflK gene encoding FtsH protease activity modulator HflK, yielding MAEYEIFNPNEEFDDEGNNHEGHRWRNIIIIAVIIAIGVYLLTGVYQVGPSEVALVKTFGEYKSTAGPGLHVHLPYPVQSHVIVDVRTINKVELGFRTTSTGRTPTYSSYTDEAEMITGDQNIISIEAVVQYRVNDPVAYAFNVIQGYDLVKSTSESVLRERVALSELENVLTTERDQIAMETAERVQSILDSYNSGILIQNVYLQAVTPPEPVVPAFDDVNNARQDQQTAINEAQRYGNDIIPRAEGEAQRILNDAQAYAYEQVAKATGEAERFKALLEEYQNSEDITRKRLILDSVQQMIKNSKIQVVSEKGDTLNFLDLSEFIGGDAQ
- the hflC gene encoding protease modulator HflC, encoding MKNTTLWAVVIIVAFFVILFSFTAFYIVDQTQQAIVLRFGNIISIKTEPGIYVKTPFIDNVVKLEKRIMIYDIPVERVITSDRRTILADTYAIWRIEDPQKFIETLRTVEVAKTRIDDIVYSHARDVIGNYTFPEVLSIERLAILEEIKNRSEASLEDFGINVVDVRLKRTDLPQENTEAVYERMKSERYAMAAQLRAEGEKEAQRMKAEADKQASIIRSDAQKEADIIRGTGEASAINIYSEAYSLDQDFFELQKITDIYKDSFNNSVLVIPNDSPLLELFYEVE